The following are encoded together in the Bacillus sp. V2I10 genome:
- a CDS encoding Gfo/Idh/MocA family protein yields MKIGIISFAHMHAFTYADCIAFIDNAALTAVYDNDETRGKKAAEKFGVNYYHEMDEFLQLDLDAVIICSENSLHKDMTIKAARAKKHILCEKPIATTLEDAQEMIHVCEQECVILQIAFPVRFSTSIAALKAMIDRGELGEILAIRSVNRGQCPRGWFTVPELSGGGAVLDHTVHMIDIMRWYLSKEIKEIYATVYRCFHEKDIDDAGLLTLTFENGIIASHDCSWSRFPSFPAWGDAAIEVFGTKKSAKADAFGEKLLVFNENNGRLKYDHTGNNIDLDLIREFVECIEFKRQPSITGYDGLKALEAALAAYESNKNSSPVFLIKDETEKLL; encoded by the coding sequence TGACGGCAGTATATGATAATGACGAAACAAGGGGAAAGAAGGCCGCAGAAAAATTCGGAGTCAACTATTATCATGAAATGGATGAGTTTTTGCAGCTTGATTTAGATGCTGTCATCATCTGCAGTGAAAATAGCCTTCATAAGGATATGACAATCAAAGCTGCTAGAGCAAAAAAACACATCCTTTGCGAAAAACCAATTGCAACTACGCTTGAAGATGCACAAGAGATGATTCATGTCTGTGAACAGGAATGTGTCATTCTTCAGATTGCGTTCCCTGTCCGATTCAGTACTTCCATTGCAGCATTAAAAGCAATGATTGACAGGGGAGAGCTAGGAGAAATTCTTGCCATACGCTCTGTGAATCGAGGTCAATGCCCTCGCGGCTGGTTTACAGTACCGGAGCTTTCTGGCGGCGGAGCGGTTCTAGATCATACAGTACACATGATCGATATTATGAGGTGGTACCTCAGTAAAGAAATAAAAGAAATCTATGCCACTGTTTATCGCTGCTTTCATGAAAAAGACATAGATGATGCTGGTCTTTTGACGCTTACCTTTGAAAATGGCATTATCGCTTCCCATGACTGCAGTTGGTCTAGGTTTCCGTCCTTTCCTGCTTGGGGTGATGCAGCGATTGAGGTTTTTGGAACAAAGAAAAGTGCAAAGGCAGATGCTTTTGGAGAAAAGCTTCTTGTTTTTAATGAAAATAACGGCAGACTTAAATATGATCACACAGGCAATAATATCGATTTAGACTTAATAAGAGAGTTTGTAGAATGCATTGAATTCAAAAGGCAGCCAAGCATTACAGGCTACGATGGACTAAAAGCGCTTGAAGCTGCTCTTGCTGCCTATGAATCAAATAAAAATTCTTCACCTGTTTTTTTGATAAAAGATGAAACAGAAAAACTCCTTTAA
- a CDS encoding VOC family protein: MKMNHLNLTVNDVAASREFLEKYFGMTCAGSRGNGFAAMFDEDGFVLTLMKGSNVKYPKTFHIGFPQENEEQVDIINQRLKNDGFEVELPHHAHGYTFYVEAPGGFTVEVLC; this comes from the coding sequence ATGAAAATGAATCATTTAAATCTAACAGTCAATGATGTTGCAGCTTCACGGGAGTTTTTAGAAAAATACTTTGGTATGACATGTGCAGGAAGCCGTGGGAACGGATTTGCTGCAATGTTTGATGAGGATGGTTTCGTGTTGACTTTAATGAAAGGGAGCAATGTCAAATACCCTAAAACGTTCCATATTGGTTTCCCTCAGGAAAATGAAGAACAAGTCGATATTATCAACCAACGTCTGAAAAATGATGGGTTTGAGGTTGAACTTCCGCACCATGCACATGGCTATACCTTCTACGTAGAAGCTCCGGGAGGATTTACAGTTGAGGTTCTGTGTTAA
- a CDS encoding DUF3224 domain-containing protein, whose amino-acid sequence MEVAFTVSKWDEKPVDDTRKDFPINIAHVEYDIDGELKGKAFVEYLLYYLDSNIDDGHMATSKISGFLHFEGTYKGKRGTFTAIEQGIFDKGNLDSPATIIKATGDLESLKGSYNYKFTGQTSKMILDFEFQQNTL is encoded by the coding sequence ATGGAGGTAGCATTTACAGTAAGCAAATGGGATGAAAAGCCAGTCGATGACACTAGAAAAGATTTCCCTATTAATATTGCCCATGTCGAATATGATATTGACGGTGAATTAAAAGGAAAAGCTTTTGTTGAATATTTATTATATTATTTAGATTCAAATATAGATGATGGTCACATGGCTACTTCTAAAATTTCCGGATTTCTGCATTTCGAAGGCACATATAAGGGAAAACGGGGGACTTTTACAGCTATAGAGCAAGGAATATTTGATAAAGGAAATCTAGATTCTCCGGCAACAATCATCAAAGCTACCGGTGACTTAGAAAGTCTGAAAGGGTCCTATAATTATAAGTTTACAGGACAAACCAGTAAAATGATTCTAGACTTTGAATTCCAGCAAAATACATTATAG